AGAAGCTCATGCAAATGCTTTACTTAACAAAGCTAGAGAATTACTTGCCAATGTCAGTAGCGACCAAGCGGGCATCATCTTGCCCAATAAAATATATACTGATGGCAAGTTCACATATATCCCTATAGCCTACTCGGTTGAGAATATATATCAGCTTGATAGATCGTTCGTTCCACTGGCATCGGCACTGATTGGATTACAAGATGCTGCTGACTTTTTCTATTTCATACCTATTCGTGAAGGGAAGCGGCTTATAGACAAGGCGTACAGAGTTGCTTCGCATAATTTGGAAGAGATTGCAGATGGCCATATAGAAATGCTCCACACATTCATCATAGTGGATGTCCCCGAAGATATAATAACACTACTGCCTCATATGGACGTAGAGACGCCTCTAGAACTCCAAGCCTACCTGGGAATAGCTGGTATTCTACTGGCTCTACAGCCGATGATAGAACTCATGGGCATTCTGCATACTTTCCTGCTTTCAGAAGAATCTTGGGACCATGTGCTTTATGAGCGGCATAAGGACAAGCTTTCCCAGTTTTTCGATGACATAGTAAGAGCTGCTGCGAAGACACTTGATCTTGTGAAGAAGGTTTTCCCTGCCCATGAAGATGATCCACACTATCTTCTCCTATCACGGTTTCTCAATGGACTGAGATTGATGCTCGGACAGGATTCCGAGGAAGTGACTATATTTGATGATTATGAACTTGAGGATCTGGAAATGGCTATCAACCATCTATTCCGAGTTGATTCTTGAGAGCATCTTCAATCCGATACCTTGTGGGACATTCCAACTAGATCTGCCACATGTTGCGGAGTAATTGCCGATGCTAAAGCCAGTTCTTTTACTATTGGCCGCCACACTGCCGGATCACGGTTGTGGTTTCACCCTCACTCTAGCCCTCTCTCCGTCAAGGGAGAGGAAATTTACTATAAACGTGGCGTGCACCCGGCATTGGTCCAAGCAGTTGGCGAGACGCAGCACATCGTATATCGGCTATCATGCATTGGTATTGCATAATAACCGATAACGGGCAACAATCGAGGCCATTTTGTATCAGGTTGACTTCACTTCAGAGAAGATGTAGCCAATCGCTCTGTATCCTCTGAGTCGCTTCTCATGCATTCTGGCTAGCATTGGCACATTCAGGTCTGCGTAGTCATATATGCGGACCTCGTTCTTGGCTGCGTGAAGCCTGTGCAGTCGTCCTGCATATTGGGCGAGGGTGCCTTTCCAGGAGATCGGCATTGTGAGAAAAAGAGTGTCGAGTCGGGCGTCGTCAAACCCTTCGCCGAGATAACGACCGGTCGCAATTATCACCCGTTCTTCTGTATCCGGTATCGCAGCCAGTTCCTCAGCCACGGCCCTTCTCTGGCGCGTACCCATGCCACCTTTGAGCACAATTACATTTTTAATGGCTTTATTGAGCTCAGTGGCAAGGAATTCCAAATGTTCCTTGCGCTCGGTTATAACGACCGGCGAACGCCCCTGTTCGATAGCACTGATGACATCGTCAAGGATCATGTCATTACGGCGTGTGTCCGCAACGATGGCGGAATAGATGTCCTGGATTGGCGGCTTCTCCTGAACGGAGAGCTCCAGCGGCAATCTGAAGTCAGTTCTACGCACGATGAGCCTGTGTTCAAATGGGCGCAACTCCGCTTGATCCCTGGCGTTGTCTCTGTACCGGACAGGACCACACTGCATGAAGATGATAGGATGATGCCCGTCTTTTCGAGCGGGTGTTGCCGACAGCCCAAGCACATACTTCGCCTTACATGCGCGCGTTACTTGTTCGAAGCTGCTCGCGGATATATGATGACACTCATCGACAACCAGATGCCCATAGTTGGCGACGATATCATCCACCACGCCTTTCCTGCACAGGCTCTGGAGAAGCGCAACATCTATGATACCTGTAGGCTTATGCTTACCGCCGCCAATTCTGCCGATCTGCTTGGGATCAATATTAAGGAATGTCGAGAGACGGGTCACCCACTGATCCAGCAGTTGCTGCCGGTGGACGAGCACCAGTGTGTTGACTCCTCGCTGCGTAACCGCATTGATGGCTATTATGGTCTTTCCAAACGCCGTGCTTGCGGCAAGGACTCCGGTATCTTGTGAGAGCAATGCTGATGCCGCGTTTGCCTGATCAAGAGTTAATTCACCTTGGAACTCAAAGTGAAGAGGCGTGCCAGGATATCGCTCATCCTGCAATTTAACTCCAACGCCCTGGCAGCGCAGCAACTCGACGATTTCATCCAGACATCCACGCGGCAGTGCGATGTGCTTTGGAAAGTCCTCAGCGCACGAGATGATTCTCGGCTTGCCGAATGTCGGCAGTCGCATCGCCTGCGCCTTGTAGAACTCTGGATTCTGAAATGCAGCCAGCCGGATCAAGCGGTTTCTGAGCTCAGCCGGAAGTTCAGCTTTCTCCACATAAACCTGATTGCCCAGCACAAGATTCACACTTTCCGGGAGCGGACCTTGTATGGGAATATCGCTCAACTTGCGGGACGGGGAAGCAGCCCAGGGTTCATCATCATATTCATCAGTCACGACCATCCGCACACCGGT
The Armatimonadota bacterium DNA segment above includes these coding regions:
- a CDS encoding DEAD/DEAH box helicase family protein — its product is MNSRITDIESRMIEIEQRLGALDAERTELTRELNELRDQVALEKERVCSISSFPDAPITNSSHAEEKIALIRKLFRGRDDVYARRWESPKTGKSGYQPACHNEWVNGLCDKRRVKCADCPHREFLPLTDAVVRNHVAGHERNGADSSYHFVIGIYPMLNDETCWFLAADFDKATWQEDALAFMDTCAIHNVPAGLERSRSGNGGHVWIFFAEPVPASLARQLGAFLMTDAMRRRPEIGFDSYDRFFPNQDTLPKGGFGNLIALPFQGAVRKQGNTLFLDKHFVPYPDQWAFLSSLRPIGLSHLISIVEQAQKNGQITGVRMVVTDEYDDEPWAASPSRKLSDIPIQGPLPESVNLVLGNQVYVEKAELPAELRNRLIRLAAFQNPEFYKAQAMRLPTFGKPRIISCAEDFPKHIALPRGCLDEIVELLRCQGVGVKLQDERYPGTPLHFEFQGELTLDQANAASALLSQDTGVLAASTAFGKTIIAINAVTQRGVNTLVLVHRQQLLDQWVTRLSTFLNIDPKQIGRIGGGKHKPTGIIDVALLQSLCRKGVVDDIVANYGHLVVDECHHISASSFEQVTRACKAKYVLGLSATPARKDGHHPIIFMQCGPVRYRDNARDQAELRPFEHRLIVRRTDFRLPLELSVQEKPPIQDIYSAIVADTRRNDMILDDVISAIEQGRSPVVITERKEHLEFLATELNKAIKNVIVLKGGMGTRQRRAVAEELAAIPDTEERVIIATGRYLGEGFDDARLDTLFLTMPISWKGTLAQYAGRLHRLHAAKNEVRIYDYADLNVPMLARMHEKRLRGYRAIGYIFSEVKST